The Chryseobacterium sp. LJ668 genome segment CAAAACGAAAATATTTTTAAAAGTGTATTTCATCGTTATCTTTTTATAATGGCAAAAATACATCATTGTGTGAATATGTGGTTCATTGAAAAATTAAATCTCAGGAAATTTTTTGAAGGTTTTCGATAGTGACAAAGTTTAAATTAAGCTATTTGCTTGGTGGTTTTCCAAAATTATTTAGATGACTAACCTCTGTTTTTTCGCGTTCAGCAGCATGTCTTTTTTGCAATTCTTCAGAATTTCTATTGACATCGCTTTGTTGAAGAACCCCCATCGGATAAGATTTACACGAGATAGCAGATCCCAATAAATAAATTGCTGATATTATTCTGATAAAACTTTTCATTTTAATTTTTCTTAAAAGTAAAAGTACAAAAAACCTCAAAGAAATTTCCTTGAGGTTTGATTTATAAATGATTTTTACAGGTAGAAGTCAATCATTGACTTCAGACCTGGTGTTACATGTTTCTTCTGTATTTACCACCCACTTCAAACAAAGCATTGGTAATTTGCCCAAGCGAACAGTATTTCACAGCATCCATCATCACATTGAATAAATTCTGCTGATTGATGGCAGCGTATTGTAATGTTTTTAAAGCGGCTTCGGATTTATCTTCATTTGATTGTTGGAAATTATGAAGCGTTTCAATCTGAACCTGCTTTTCCTCTTCAGTAGAACGGATCACTTCTCCCGGACGAACCGTTGGCGAACCATCTTTTCCAAGGAAAGTATTTACCCCGATGATCGGATATTCTCCTGTATGCTTCAACCATTCATAATGCATCGATTCTTCCTGAATTTTTGAACGTTGATACATTGTTTCCATCGCACCAAGAACACCACCTCTTTCTGTAATTCTGTCAAATTCCGCATAAACAGCTTCTTCCACCAAATCAGTTAATTCTTCAATAATAAATGAACCTTGAAGCGGATTTTCGTTTTTCGCCAATCCTAATTCTTTATTGATAATCAACTGAATTGCCATCGCTCTTCTTACAGACTGCTCAGTCGGAGTTGTAATCGCCTCGTCATAAGCATTGGTGTGCAATGAATTACAGTTGTCATATATTGCGTAAAGTGCTTGTAAAGTTGTTCTGATATCATTAAAATCAATTTCCTGAGCGTGAAGCGAACGACCAGAAGTTTGAATGTGGTATTTCAACATCTGGCTTCTTTCGTCTGCGCCGTATTTCAGTTTCATGGCTTTTGCCCAGATTCTTCTTGCTACACGTCCGATCACTGAATATTCAGGGTCGATACCGTTGGAGAAGAAGAACGATAAGTTAGGTGCGAAATCATTGATATCCATTCCTCTTGACAAATAATATTCAACATAAGTGAAACCATTTGCCAATGTAAATGCTAGCTGAGAAACCGGATTCGCACCCGCTTCTGCAATGTGATATCCTGAAATAGAAACCGAGTAGAAGTTTCTCACTTTTTCGGTGATGAAATATTCCTGAACGTCACCCATCAATCTTAGAGCAAATTCAGTAGAGAAAATACAAGTATTCTGAGCCTGGTCTTCTTTTAAAATATCAGCCTGAACGGTACCACGAACGGTCGCGATTGTTTTAGCTTTAATTTCAGCATAAGCTTCAGCAGGAATCACTTCATCTCCCGTGATTCCTAATAGTTTTAAACCTAATCCATTGTTTGAAGGAGGTAATTCACCGTTATATTTTGGTCTTTCCAAACCTTTGTCGTCGAATTTTGCTTTTAAAGCTTTTTCAACATTCTCTTCAAGATTGTGTTCAGCGATATATTTCTCAACATTCTGATCGATTGCAGCATTCATAAAGAAAGCCAACAACATCGGAGCTGGTCCGTTGATCGTCATTGAAACGGAAGTCATCGCATTCACCAAATCAAATCCTGAATACAATTTTTTAGCATCGTCCAATGTTGCGATAGAAACTCCAGCATTTCCGATTTTACCGTAAATATCTGGTGGTAAAGCAGGATCCTGACCGTACAAAGTTACAGAGTCAAACGCTGTAGACAAACGTTTTGCATCCATTTCCGCAGAAACATAGTGGAATCTTCTGTTGGTTCTCTCCGGTCCTCCTTCTCCGGCAAACATTCTTGTAGGATCTTCTCCGGTTCTTTTGAAAGGATAAATTCCTGCTGTATAAGGAAATCCTCCCGGAAGATTTTCCTGACCTTTCCATTTGATCAAATCGCCCCAATCGGTATATTTCGGTAAAGAGATTTTTGGAATTTTTAAATGTGATAAAGATTCTGTTGAGGTTTCGACTTTAATTTCTTTTCCACGAACGAAATATGAATAAAACTCAGCCTTGAAAGCCTGTTTAGTATCTTCCCAATTGTTCAGGAAGTCGATATTTTCCTGTTGAAGGTCTTTTTCTGCTTTTTGATATTCAGACTCTAAAGTTTCATTGGAAAGGAATTTTTTCACGCCTTCAATGTGATACATTTTTCTTGCTAATTCGGCTTGTTTTTCAACATTGGCATCGTAAATTCTATTATTTTCAACGATTTCAGAAAGATAACGCACTCTTTTTGGAGGAATGATGATAATATCTTCAGAAACTTCCTGCTCAACAAAACCTTGTAAACTTAAATCTGAAAACTTGTCGTTTACTTTCTCAACTAATCTATTGTATAAATCAGTTGTTCCGTGATCATTGAACTGAGAAGCTTTTGTTGCGTAAACCGGCATATCATCTAACAGACTTTCCCACAACAGATGGTTTCTCTGAAACTGTTTTCTGACGGCTTGAAGCGCATCTAAAGCACCTCTTTTATCAGATTTATTTAAAGCCACTAAATCTGCATAATCTAACATGTCGATTTTTTCCAACTGCGTCGAAGCTCCGTATTCAGGAGTCATTACGTACATGGAAACGTCCGCAAAGTCTGAAACCTCTGATCCCGATTGTCCAATTC includes the following:
- a CDS encoding methylmalonyl-CoA mutase family protein, with translation METQKYTPTNKVRIVTAASLFDGHDAAINIMRRVIQGTGCEVIHLGHDKSAEEVVNTAIQEDANAIALTSYQGGHNEYFKYIYDLLREKNSPQIKIFGGGGGVILPEEIEDIMAYGIDRIYSPDDGRELGLQGMIDDLVKRSDFPTGKDVTVEDLDLINFENSISIAKIISAVENFSEEKPDLVKAIDEKSKDLNIPIIGITGTGGAGKSSLTDELVRRFLRSNTDKKIAIISIDPSKKKTGGALLGDRIRMNAINDPRVYMRSMATRENNVSVSPFIHSALNVLKLAHPDVIILETSGIGQSGSEVSDFADVSMYVMTPEYGASTQLEKIDMLDYADLVALNKSDKRGALDALQAVRKQFQRNHLLWESLLDDMPVYATKASQFNDHGTTDLYNRLVEKVNDKFSDLSLQGFVEQEVSEDIIIIPPKRVRYLSEIVENNRIYDANVEKQAELARKMYHIEGVKKFLSNETLESEYQKAEKDLQQENIDFLNNWEDTKQAFKAEFYSYFVRGKEIKVETSTESLSHLKIPKISLPKYTDWGDLIKWKGQENLPGGFPYTAGIYPFKRTGEDPTRMFAGEGGPERTNRRFHYVSAEMDAKRLSTAFDSVTLYGQDPALPPDIYGKIGNAGVSIATLDDAKKLYSGFDLVNAMTSVSMTINGPAPMLLAFFMNAAIDQNVEKYIAEHNLEENVEKALKAKFDDKGLERPKYNGELPPSNNGLGLKLLGITGDEVIPAEAYAEIKAKTIATVRGTVQADILKEDQAQNTCIFSTEFALRLMGDVQEYFITEKVRNFYSVSISGYHIAEAGANPVSQLAFTLANGFTYVEYYLSRGMDINDFAPNLSFFFSNGIDPEYSVIGRVARRIWAKAMKLKYGADERSQMLKYHIQTSGRSLHAQEIDFNDIRTTLQALYAIYDNCNSLHTNAYDEAITTPTEQSVRRAMAIQLIINKELGLAKNENPLQGSFIIEELTDLVEEAVYAEFDRITERGGVLGAMETMYQRSKIQEESMHYEWLKHTGEYPIIGVNTFLGKDGSPTVRPGEVIRSTEEEKQVQIETLHNFQQSNEDKSEAALKTLQYAAINQQNLFNVMMDAVKYCSLGQITNALFEVGGKYRRNM